The DNA region ATTCTCCTTCATTGATAAAGTTTGAAGCAAAAAGGTTGGATTCCAGCTTGCCAAAGCATCGAGAGAAAGAGTATGTTTGTGGTGAATATATGGATGGTAAATGCTTGAAAAATTCAGGAGGTATTGAACGATTTAAGAATGGACGTCATGGTAAGGATGTAGTTAATGCGGGAATTATAGCTTATATTCAAACGGATTCGCCCACATATTGGATTCAAAAGGTGAATAGTTGGGTGGAAGAACAGATACGCAGAAGCAATAACAATAAGTTAATTTGGAGAGAAACGGATTTGCTCGCATTTATCAATCAGAAGACGCTTTTATCCATATACTCTTCTGTTTCGCATCGAATCTATGGCGATGACATTAGTCTGAGGCATTTCTGGATTGATATTTCCAAACAGGAAAATTAATTTCTTTTATAAATAGAAAAGGCTTATATTTGCATTACCGTACCTTTTTTAATTTAATACACTTGACGGTCAATGACAATAGATCTGAATTTTTTTAATAAGTTCTTTATTGACTATCAGCAGCGCTTCGTTCACTTTGCTTGTACCTATGTGCACGATGAAGCCGTTGCCGAAGACTTTGTCATTGAGTCCATGATGTATTATTGGGAAAATAAAGACCGCCTGCCTGTCGATACAAACATCCCCGCCTACGTGCTGACTGCTATCAAGCATAAATGTATAGACCACCTGCGCCATCAACAAATCCGGCAAGACGTTTCGGATGAGATAGCTCGGGTGCATGCTTGGGAGTTATCCAACAGGATCGTTACCCTAAAAGAATTCGAACCCTATGAAATTTTCACCGCGGAGATACAGGAAATTGTGGAGAAAACTCTCGAAAGCCTGCCCGAACAGACTAGGCGTATCTTTATTATGAGCCGTTATGAGAACAAGTCTCATAAAGAAATCGCTTCCTTGTTGAACATAACGCCTAAAGGAGTAGAATTCCATATTTCCAAATCAACCAAGGCATTACGCACGGCTCTACGGGATTATCTGCCTGTTGCCCTCCTCTTTTTCTATCTTAATTGAAAAAAGTTTGTTTTTTCGCTAGGGATTCTTTCCTATGGTTCGCTATTGCTATAGATACACCAATAAAGTATTTATGGACAGAGACTTATTATATCGCTTTTTCGAGGGTGACGTTTCCGTGGAGGAGATGAAATTGGTGAAAGAATGGGCTGAAGCTTCCGAAGAGAACGGCAAACTGCTTCGTCGGGAACGGAAACTCTTCAATGCCATGATTCTGGCCGGACATGTAGAACCTGCGGACAGGTCAACTATCTCGTATAAGAAAAAGAACTATTTCATCAGGGAATTCTTGAAAATAGCTTCTGCTGTCTTGATAACGGTAGGCATAACGGCTACATTGTTTTCGATAGGAAGAGATAAAGATGATGTGAATGTAGCTATGCAAACCATTACTGTTCCGGCAGGCCAACGGGTGAACCTCGATTTACCTGATGGTACAAACGTTTGGCTGAATGCCGGAACCAAAATGCAGTATCCCATATCTTTCATGAAGGATAAACGCGAAGTGATACTGGACGGAGAGGCTTACTTTGAAGTGGTACACAACGCGAAGTCCCCGTTTATAGTGCGCACTCATGCCATGGATGTGGAAGTGCTGGGAACCAAATTCAATGTAGAGGCCTACTCGAAGAGGAATATATTCGAGGCGTCACTAATGCAGGGAAGAGTGAAAGTGAAATCGCCCAATAATGAAAAGATGGCTGTAGTGCTTCTACCTCATTATAAAACAACATTGATAGATAGACGCCTGGTAGTGAGTAAGATTGACGACTACAATGTATATCGTTGGAAAGAAGGTTTGTATTGTTTCAAGAACAAGCCTTTTGCCCGGATTATGGAGGACCTGGAGAAATACTATGATTTGAAAATACAGTTAGACAAGAAGAGCATAGCGAACGTGATATTAACCGGAAAGTTCCGTATATCCGACGGATTGGACTATGCTTTACGTGTGTTGCGGAAGGATGTAGCTTTCACCTATAGAAGGGATAAAAACAATGACGTCATTTATATAAAGTAAAAAAGCGAGTATTAACCTCTTAAAACAAAATATTAGCCTATGATGGAATACTGATGAAAAACAAAGGAGCCGATAGATGTTTGCCCCATCCACCGGCTTTGATTAACACAACTTATTTTATAAATCGTATTAATAACTTATTCTGCAAAGATATGAAAAACATTCCTTTGTCGGATATTCATTGCCTTGAATATCCACAATCAAAACAATTATTTAGAATTATGCGAATATCAATATTCCTTCTATTCTTTTCTGTTTTCAGCCTGATGGCAGAAAATAGCCGCTCTCAGAATGCTATAGTATCAATTCATAAGGTCCAGGTGCCTCTCGAAGACATTCTTACTGAGATTGAAAATCAAACGGACTATCTGTTTCTATACACTAATGGCGTTGATGTAGAAAAAACAATGACTGTAAAGGTAAAAAGCCAACCTGTATATCAACTTCTGAATAGTTTGCTTGCCAACCTCGATATAACGTATCAAATGGAAGGTAATCATATTATACTTTCACGGAAGAAGGTGGAAGAAAATCAGTTGCTTCCTGATAAAATAAAAGTGACTGGAACTGTGAAAGATGTGTTCGGGGAGGGGATAATCGGAGCAAGCATTGTGGAACAAAATACGGCAAACGGTACCATAACCGATATTTCCGGTAATTTCACATTAATAGTTTCAAAAGATGCGGTGATAAAAATATCCTATATAGGATATATTCCTTTGGAGGTAAAGGCTGTTGAAGGAAAACCTTTGGATATTGTGTTACAAGAAGATACTAAAACTCTTGACGAGGTGGTCGTTATCGGCTACGGAACTCAACGCAAAGGGGATATAACAAGCTCTGTTGCAAGCGTTAAATCAGAAAATTTCAGTAAAGGGGCGGTAAAAGACGTCGGGCAGTTGATTCAAGGTAAAGTGGCGGGATTAGCAATTACAAACCCGAGTGGCGACCCGACTGCGGGCACACAGATAAAATTACGTGGAACAAATACTATTGGAGGGGCAAATACAGATCCTCTTGTATTGATTGATGGGGTACCCGGCGCTTTGAATACGGTTGCGCCCGAAGACGTTGAAAGTGTCGATGTTTTGAAAGATGGTTCTGCAGCGGCCATTTATGGTACCCGAGGTACTAATGGGGTAATTCTGATTACAACCAAACAAGCAAAAGGTACCCAGATAAACTCCGTAGAATATAATGGCTACATCAGTACTTCGAAAATAGTGAAAAAGCTGAATATGCTTAGCGCAGACGAGTTTAGAGCAATGTATCCTGACGAGGATCATGGATTTAACACGGACTGGCTCGAAGAAATAACCCGTACGCCGGTTACCCATGTCCACAACCTTTCTTTGCAAGGTGGAAATTCTACAACCAGTTATATTGCTAATCTGAATTATAAGTCCGGCCAGGGAATCATGCTAAAGTCTGGTATCGAGAGCTTCCAGGGGCGTATAGAAGTTTTGCACAGGATGTTTGATGGCAAACTTCAACTGAAGTTCGGGATGATTGGCAGAAAAAACCAATTCTCATCAACCAGTAGCTCAGGCAGTTTTAATGGTTATGCCTATCGTCAGGCTATTTTGAGAAATCCCACCGATCCTGTGAAAAATGAAGATGGATCGTGGTATGAAAATCTGAATAAGTTTGAATATGAAAATCCGGTTGCCCGTTTAGAAGAATCGGAGGGTAATGTGAAGAATACAGAGATGCGGTATCTGGGTAACATTATTTATAATCCATTTCAAGATTTGAAACTGACTGCCATGATGTCATATGTCCGTTCAAACAGAAACCATGGATATTCTGAAAGTCTTGAACATATTTCTGCATTAAGGGATGGTTATGACGGATGGTCGTCGGTTGGGGCCAACACACGCATGGAGAAGCTTCTTGAACTGACAGCACTGTATAGCAAGTCGGTTAAGAATCATAAGTTTTCTGTCTTGGGAGGATATAGTTACAATGAGACGGATTATGAAGATATGTATTTTGCGAATTATGGTTTTCAGGATAATTATTTTGGTGGCTGGCATAACATCGGTATCGGCTCTGCTTTGAAGTTGGGTAAGGCTGATGCCAGTTCTTCCAAATCAACTACTAACTTGATTGGTTTTTTTGGGCGTGCCACCTATTCCTTTTTAGACCGATATTTATTGATGGCCAGTTTGAGATATGAAGGCGCCAGTCAGTTATGGGGTACGGATAATGAATGGGGACTTTTCCCATCGGTTTCTGTGGGATGGAGAATCACTCAGGAGGCTTTTATGGAAGGACAGAATTTGTTTGATGACTTGAAATTACGCGTAGGCTATGGTGTCACCGGTTCGCAACCGGCCAACCCTTTTCTGGGCATCGCTATGTTGAAATATGACAAGTATGCTTATGTAGACGGTAATTGGGTGCAGACCATCGCCCCCGCATCTAACGCGAATCCGGACTTGAAGTGGGAAGAAAAAAGAGAAACCAATATTGGTCTTGATTTTACCATGCTTAAAGGACGCCTTTCTGGTACAATTGATTTCTATAGCCGTGATGTTGAAGGATTGATTTATAACTATACTGTGCCTACTCCTCCCAATTTTTATCCTACCACTACAGCCAATGGAGGCAAGATGCAGAATAGAGGCGTTGAAGTTCTTGTGAATGTTATTCCATTCATAACCAAGAATTTTGAGTGGAATACCACCTTTACTTTCTCCAAAAACTCTAATGAATTAAAGAGTTTGGATGGCAGTGTCTTTAAAACAGATTATGATTACTTTGATACCGGATGGTTGGCCGAACCGGTAAAGACTTCTTCACATCGCGTACAGGTAGGTGAGAAGATTGGTAATTTCTGGGGATTTAAAATTGTAGACATAGATGAGAAAGGCAAGTGGATTTATGAAGACAAAGATGGTAATTTTGTACCGTATGATGAATTTTCCCGTGCTCCTGAAGAGAAAAAAGTGATTGGTAACGGTTTGCCGCAGATATATGCTGGCTGGAATAATTATATACGATACAAGAATTTTGATTTGAGTATTTCTATGCGTGGTGCGTTCGATTTTGATATTATTAATGAAGCACGTATGTATTTTGAGAATCCAAAGAATAGCCGTCTTGAAAACCGTCTGAAGTCAGTAAATGATAAAATATTCGGGAAGACTATGCTTAGTAAGGAGGTTGATCCGGAATTCAACAGCTATTATGTAGAAAAAGGGGATTATTGGAAAATAGATAATATAACCCTTGGGTATACACTGAAAAATGTAGGAAGGTACGTGAAATCCATACGATTGTATTGCTCCGTATTAAATGCTTTGACCATAACGAGATATAAGGGTGTCGATCCGGAAGTAAGTACCTCAGGACTCAATCCGGGATATGATAGCCGAGATCAGTACCCCAGTATCAGATCGTTTACTTTTGGTGTTGGATTTAAATTCTAATTAAAAAATCGAAGATATGAAAACAATTATATATAAAGGGCTGATTATATTATTTTTATCTTGCACGGTATGCTCTTGTACAGAACTGAAAGATGACAGTTATGGTAATGTTGTTTCCTCACAATATAAACCTGAAACAGAAGCTGATATAAGCTATCTGGTAAATGCGGCGTATGTGTCGTGGCGCGAAACGATGTTACTTTGGAATGGTGTGGTGCGCGGTCAAGAATTGTGTGCGGACCAAGATGTTATTCCTGCTCGCGGCAATGGCTGGGTAGATGGCGGCGTGTATAAAAGATGGCATCAACATGCATGGACTACTGATGACGACTCAGTTTTACAACCTTGGTCTCGAACTTATACGGGCATAAATACCTGTAACCGGTTGCTTTCTCAAATAGAAGATGGAGTAATAAATGTAGTGGGTGAGACTAAAGATAAACTTGTAGCGGAACTAAAAGTATTGAGGGCTTCCTATTATTATATCTTAGTTGACTTTTTCGGTAATGTTCCTATCGTTACAGATTTTAAAGATACGTCTCTTCCAGTACAGTCATCCCGAAAAGAAGTTTTTGACTTTATTGTGAAAGAAATCTCTGATAATGTTGCACTTTTATCAGAAACACCAAGGGGATACTATTATGGTCGTTTGACCAAATGGGGGGCTTATACTTTACTTGCCAAAATGTATCTTAATGCCGGTGTATGGTCAGGTTCTGTAGAATGGCAAAAGTGTATAGATATTTGCGACAAAGTGATCGCATTTGCTGAAAGGACAGGTGAATATGCTTTGGAAACAAACCAGAAGGATATATTTGTTACAAAGAACGAAAACTCCAAAGAAATTATTTTTGCTCTGCCTATGGATGAAATTTATGTAACTGACTGGAATGCTTTTGACTTCCATATGTATACTTTGGCTTCGGAGAGCCAAGCTACCTATAATTTTACTAATACGCCTTGGGGGGGAGTTTGTGTAATACCTCAATTTATAGAAAGTTATGATCCGGACGATATTCGTTTAAAAGAGAATTTCATCTACGGACAACAGTATAAATCGTCGGGGGAAATCCTAACTAGAAGTGACAATGGCAAACCTTTTGCTTATGTAAAGGATGTACCTAGTATCGACCAGTCTGATGTGGTGGACGGTTACAGATGGGGAAAATTCGAATACGCATTGGGTATAACCAACCGTTTGAGTAATGACTGGCCTTTGTTTAGGTATGCTGATGTTTTATTGATGAAAGCAGAAGCGTTATTAAGGAGCGGACAGCCAGGTGCAGGTGCTTTGGTCACAAAGGTACGTGAAAGGGCTTTTAAAAATAATCCGGAAAAAGCAATTGTTACGGATGATGAATTAAAAATGGGTAGTGTGTATGATTATGGAAGGCGTGATACTTACCAAACAACTAATGAGGGGGGAGCTGATATCATGTATGGACGAATGTTGGATGAGTTGGGATGGGAGTTTACACAAGAAGGCCGGCGCAGACAGGATATGGTTCGTTTTGGGGTATTTACCCAAAAATCATGGTTTTCACATGATGCAAGTGTAGATTCAAAAAATCTATATCCGATTCCAAATACGGCTATGCTTACAAACTCAAATTTAAAGCAGAACCCGGGGTATTAGTATAAGTGGATCAACTGAGCGAGTAAATAGCCTCGTTTAGATAATAAATGTAAAAGCTGTCTGTGTAAGGCAGCTTTTACTATATTGTCGGTGTATGGCCATATATTCTTCAAAACGTAAGTAATAGTTGTTTAGGGTGCTTTTATTTGGCTTTTGATTCAAAACTATCCTTCTTTTGCATTCTTTTTAGGCTTAATTATTAACAGGATGGCTTATCTTTGTGACTGAACACTAAGTGTTATTAGTGACCGGAACGTAATTTATAAAAAACACTGTATATGAAAAGCCATAAAAGTCGCCTGTTGTCAGCCTTATTCGTATGTATTTCGTGTGTCACTTTGTTGCATGCCGCAGGCAACCCCGTTTCCATCGGCAAGCTGAAAGTGGAATATGCCGAAACTCCTCTGGGAATAGATGTGGAGAAACCCCGCTTCAGTTGGCAGATGGAAGTGGCAGACCATGAAAGGGGATACTTCCAGACGAACTATCAGGTTTTGGTTGCCACTGAGAGAGGGCAACTGGTGTGGGATAGCGGAAAGATAAAGAGTGACCTTTCATTGAACATTGAATACGGCGGTGAGCCTTTGCAACCCGCCACCCGCTATGCCTGGCGGGTGAACGTCTGGAACCAGAGAGGCGAACAATCCTCGGCAAGCTCCTGGTTTGAAACCGGACTGATGAGCAACGACTCCGCTTATCAGGGATGGAGCGGCGCCAAGTGGATTGGTGGGGGAGATGAGGACATGGTGCTGTATTCGCATTATCTTCCGGTGTTTAAGTTGAACTTTTCCCTCCAACTGGATGAGGCATCCGCAACTACCCGTGCAGCTCTTATCTACGGTGCCAATGACGAACGCCTGATGGATAAGAACAAGAACCTGTATCATCTGGAAAACCAACCGGATGAATCTTATATCAAGATAGAACTGGACATCGCTCCGCTGACTGAGGGAAGGGAAGCCCTACTGAACATTTACAGGGTGGGCTATCATCCGGACGACAAACGGGATACTCCTTTCAAGAGTTTCCCTGTCCCGCAACACTTGATTAATAAAAGCAATCAATATGCCCGGCATGCGATAAGCCTTACATCCGACCTGGGATTTACGAAATTCTATATCCATCGTGCAAAAGGAGAGACTAACCATGCAGAGGCAGGGAGCAATCCGGCAAAGGCGGAGGCTGATAGTGCAAAGTCTGAAATCGGCTCCGTAAATCTGAATCCTCTGGGGCAAGGTGGCGACTTCATCGCCTTCCCGGTAGTGGGAGACCTCGGCTTTGCCGTGTCCGCCGGACAAGCAGCTTCCTTCTCAAAAGTGGAAATTGCCAACCTCAGAAGCCCCGCGCATGTGATAGCAACGGTGAAGGACAGGGACTATCGGGTAGTGGGTGATGCTTCCGGTGCTTTTGAAACGTTCACCCCGAAAGGAAACTCCACTCCGATGCTTCGTACTGTCTTTACCTCTTCCGGTGAGGAAGTTGCCAAAGCGCGTCTGTACGTCACCGCACGCGGCATTTATGAAATCTATCTGAATGGCAAGCGGGTGGGAGACGATTACTTCAACCCCGGAATCACCCAGTACAATAAAACTCATTTATATCAGACGTTCGATGTGACGGAATATCTGCATTCCGGCAAGAATGCCCTTGGTGCTTTACTGGCG from Bacteroides sp. MSB163 includes:
- a CDS encoding SusC/RagA family TonB-linked outer membrane protein, with the protein product MRISIFLLFFSVFSLMAENSRSQNAIVSIHKVQVPLEDILTEIENQTDYLFLYTNGVDVEKTMTVKVKSQPVYQLLNSLLANLDITYQMEGNHIILSRKKVEENQLLPDKIKVTGTVKDVFGEGIIGASIVEQNTANGTITDISGNFTLIVSKDAVIKISYIGYIPLEVKAVEGKPLDIVLQEDTKTLDEVVVIGYGTQRKGDITSSVASVKSENFSKGAVKDVGQLIQGKVAGLAITNPSGDPTAGTQIKLRGTNTIGGANTDPLVLIDGVPGALNTVAPEDVESVDVLKDGSAAAIYGTRGTNGVILITTKQAKGTQINSVEYNGYISTSKIVKKLNMLSADEFRAMYPDEDHGFNTDWLEEITRTPVTHVHNLSLQGGNSTTSYIANLNYKSGQGIMLKSGIESFQGRIEVLHRMFDGKLQLKFGMIGRKNQFSSTSSSGSFNGYAYRQAILRNPTDPVKNEDGSWYENLNKFEYENPVARLEESEGNVKNTEMRYLGNIIYNPFQDLKLTAMMSYVRSNRNHGYSESLEHISALRDGYDGWSSVGANTRMEKLLELTALYSKSVKNHKFSVLGGYSYNETDYEDMYFANYGFQDNYFGGWHNIGIGSALKLGKADASSSKSTTNLIGFFGRATYSFLDRYLLMASLRYEGASQLWGTDNEWGLFPSVSVGWRITQEAFMEGQNLFDDLKLRVGYGVTGSQPANPFLGIAMLKYDKYAYVDGNWVQTIAPASNANPDLKWEEKRETNIGLDFTMLKGRLSGTIDFYSRDVEGLIYNYTVPTPPNFYPTTTANGGKMQNRGVEVLVNVIPFITKNFEWNTTFTFSKNSNELKSLDGSVFKTDYDYFDTGWLAEPVKTSSHRVQVGEKIGNFWGFKIVDIDEKGKWIYEDKDGNFVPYDEFSRAPEEKKVIGNGLPQIYAGWNNYIRYKNFDLSISMRGAFDFDIINEARMYFENPKNSRLENRLKSVNDKIFGKTMLSKEVDPEFNSYYVEKGDYWKIDNITLGYTLKNVGRYVKSIRLYCSVLNALTITRYKGVDPEVSTSGLNPGYDSRDQYPSIRSFTFGVGFKF
- a CDS encoding RagB/SusD family nutrient uptake outer membrane protein, translated to MKTIIYKGLIILFLSCTVCSCTELKDDSYGNVVSSQYKPETEADISYLVNAAYVSWRETMLLWNGVVRGQELCADQDVIPARGNGWVDGGVYKRWHQHAWTTDDDSVLQPWSRTYTGINTCNRLLSQIEDGVINVVGETKDKLVAELKVLRASYYYILVDFFGNVPIVTDFKDTSLPVQSSRKEVFDFIVKEISDNVALLSETPRGYYYGRLTKWGAYTLLAKMYLNAGVWSGSVEWQKCIDICDKVIAFAERTGEYALETNQKDIFVTKNENSKEIIFALPMDEIYVTDWNAFDFHMYTLASESQATYNFTNTPWGGVCVIPQFIESYDPDDIRLKENFIYGQQYKSSGEILTRSDNGKPFAYVKDVPSIDQSDVVDGYRWGKFEYALGITNRLSNDWPLFRYADVLLMKAEALLRSGQPGAGALVTKVRERAFKNNPEKAIVTDDELKMGSVYDYGRRDTYQTTNEGGADIMYGRMLDELGWEFTQEGRRRQDMVRFGVFTQKSWFSHDASVDSKNLYPIPNTAMLTNSNLKQNPGY
- a CDS encoding RNA polymerase sigma-70 factor yields the protein MTIDLNFFNKFFIDYQQRFVHFACTYVHDEAVAEDFVIESMMYYWENKDRLPVDTNIPAYVLTAIKHKCIDHLRHQQIRQDVSDEIARVHAWELSNRIVTLKEFEPYEIFTAEIQEIVEKTLESLPEQTRRIFIMSRYENKSHKEIASLLNITPKGVEFHISKSTKALRTALRDYLPVALLFFYLN
- a CDS encoding FecR family protein; this encodes MDRDLLYRFFEGDVSVEEMKLVKEWAEASEENGKLLRRERKLFNAMILAGHVEPADRSTISYKKKNYFIREFLKIASAVLITVGITATLFSIGRDKDDVNVAMQTITVPAGQRVNLDLPDGTNVWLNAGTKMQYPISFMKDKREVILDGEAYFEVVHNAKSPFIVRTHAMDVEVLGTKFNVEAYSKRNIFEASLMQGRVKVKSPNNEKMAVVLLPHYKTTLIDRRLVVSKIDDYNVYRWKEGLYCFKNKPFARIMEDLEKYYDLKIQLDKKSIANVILTGKFRISDGLDYALRVLRKDVAFTYRRDKNNDVIYIK